The genomic segment ATTCTGGGATGCCCCCTTCGGCCTCAGACATCTTGTCCCATGGCTTATCAAATTTGGGTATCCGCCTTCTCCCTACGAAAAGACAGCACAGGGTGAAAAACCGAACCCTCTGGAAATTGTCTTCACAGGAGCAGGCTCCCTACTGCCTTCCGACCTGCCCGACAATATAATTTGCATATGCATCGGCGCGGAACCAGACAGAAGAACTAAATATTTTCTTCAAACACCCATCGCACCACGTGCCCTTGCCCACCTGCTGGCCCATCTCCGGTGTCCTGAAAAAATATATAGCTATAAACCCGGAATTCCATCGGATTTCATGGAAATCATTCCATGGCTGGACTCACTGAATACTGGAAATGCAGCCATTTATCTTCCTGAACTTTTTCAGTATATCGACGATGAAAAAGCAGACACAGCGATTTTCCCCATTCTGACGGATAAAATACAAACCCTTTTACAGCAGAGCCCGGACCTTATCCTCCTTGGTCTTGAACAGGGCGGAGTGAGGACGAGAATCATCTGCGCTCGCAAGGCAGGCCAGCTTGTTCCCAAAGAAGCCCTACCTCTGCTTCTTGAACTTCTCGATAAAAGCCATGTTCCGGATGAAAGCGAAACCCTGATAAGGGCCATCGGAATGTTTTCAGCCCCCTCCGCAAGGGAATGTCTGGAACGGGAAGCATTGGGGGAAGACACGGTCCGTGCCCTTGCAGCCATTGAAAGTCTTGGGAAAAACCATACAGATCCCGAAACGCTGCGCCTCCTGTCCTCACTTATTGACCATAAAGAACCCATCATAGCCGCCGATGCCGCAAATGCTCTGGCAGCCACGGACACAGAAGCCAGCCATGAAGCTCTGGCGGAACACCTCCACCCGGAAGATGCACTGGTTCGTAAAACAGTCGCTACCCTTCTGGTGCGTGCCGGAAAAAAAGCCCTTTTACCCGTGAGTCGGGCCATGGAAAAAGGCAGCCCTCCGGAACGCATCATAGCGGCCCTGATACTTGGACACATGGGGCTTTCCGAAGCCATTGATCCCCTCTGCGGACAGCTGCGCCATCCAGATGCCAATGTCCGCTTCTCCGTGTGTGAAGCTTTGGGAAGAATTGCTTCGAAAAAGACCTTTCTGCCCCTGATTGCTGCCCTTGGAGACAGCAATCAGGATGTGGTTTGCTCTGCCATTACCGGCCTCAACTATCAGCATCCGAAAACCGGTGCCAATGCTGTCCGCCAGACCATGGCAGCCCGCCCCCGAATAAAATCAACCCTCATTGCTGCCATCGCTG from the Desulfobotulus mexicanus genome contains:
- a CDS encoding HEAT repeat domain-containing protein codes for the protein MQGTRTHIFWDAPFGLRHLVPWLIKFGYPPSPYEKTAQGEKPNPLEIVFTGAGSLLPSDLPDNIICICIGAEPDRRTKYFLQTPIAPRALAHLLAHLRCPEKIYSYKPGIPSDFMEIIPWLDSLNTGNAAIYLPELFQYIDDEKADTAIFPILTDKIQTLLQQSPDLILLGLEQGGVRTRIICARKAGQLVPKEALPLLLELLDKSHVPDESETLIRAIGMFSAPSARECLEREALGEDTVRALAAIESLGKNHTDPETLRLLSSLIDHKEPIIAADAANALAATDTEASHEALAEHLHPEDALVRKTVATLLVRAGKKALLPVSRAMEKGSPPERIIAALILGHMGLSEAIDPLCGQLRHPDANVRFSVCEALGRIASKKTFLPLIAALGDSNQDVVCSAITGLNYQHPKTGANAVRQTMAARPRIKSTLIAAIAAMQATDLFLGLSDDRKTAKAIIQAAAESRNPSLLHRFLKACASMENPVTRQGCESILRKAIEEIPSERPRILVTDDSPTMRRFYETLLPQYGYTVETARDGLNALTRLQTDPSRFVLVLTDLNMPNKNGIELSISIREKMGTELPILMVSTETMENQKKTALQAGVTAFLRKPFTTEKLIAQIRSLLNPDKKKRKESS